GCGATGACAATGCCCCagaaaccacctccccgtccgaacCACCTCCGTGTCAGATGAGCCACGGCGGCCCGGCGCCAcatccgccgatcacggcttcggccggggtcgcacaccgacacatttagcacccctgacatacggattacgccccccccccccccccccaccaacccatctattttttttttgtagctctatacagacttacctgtcatttggaacctgacaagctctcatcctttgcacttgtgcaatccatttttcacgacgaactgggtcttttggaaaagtatgaacagcgaattcatcctcccgagtgttcgagtaaCATCcaccaatacaacgagccagcattttggctaacacaaagtaACAAAGAGCTATATTtgagcaggtaaaactaatagaaacatacgagacagcctgagtgcgctcctgccctgaacgtcacttcctgcttcttcttgacaacaaatccctcgagaggattttcatggtggcagttacaaaaagccaaataagtcaaaatcatgttttgtggtgaaaaaaaaggatgggtccataccggctgatgtttttttcttaataacatactaaaaatcatacttttcatgacagtggacctttaagcacAATGCACGAattgtaaaatggaaaaatgaaactaAACATAATTGTTTTTAATCTAATGTGAAAATGCAAATGACATCCTTGTGTACATATTCCGATACGCTATATGTGTTGCCACTGCTGTGCTAGGACAAAGGTGTATCAACCATTTTGATTTGTTGTATTTCACACACTGAATATCATCAAAGAGCAAGGGTGACAGGTGATAGGTAACCTAACccttttgtttgtatgtttgttttttgacttCACAACCCTCTAAACTGAATCTGCTCTTTGTCAGGTGAAGATCTGGTTTCAGAACAGACGTGCCAAAGAGAGGAAGATAAACAAGAAGAAGCTGCAAGATTCCCAGCAGCCATCCACGTCCACCTCCACCCCACCTGTGCCCACTGGATCCAATGACGGCCACAACGCAGCGAGCCCAAGCAGCGCCATTCCGTCTACTGCCTTATCAGAAGGATACAAGATGGAAttcatatgactttttttttagcagagtgAAAGAAGTGATCAGCGAAAtgacaaaactgtgaggcattCACAATCAGCGCTTTAGTCAGAAATGAACTACGATATGTCTGGCAACTTTAATCTGGGAATGTGAATCATCCCTCAGATATTGTCAAGACCTCAAATTAATAGATACATCCTTTAATTTGGAAATAGTCACAATGAAGAAACTTAACTGAGTATGTTGGGATTTGTTTATAAGTTCAGATATTACGTGTCTGTGCAACAGCAAAGGCTTTTTCTGTTTACTGTGTGCTATATATGGAACAATGTGAATTGCACGAGAGCACATATGGAGatagtacaaaaacaaaagagacttaaaactgattttgatgcatccgtccatccattttccattcggcttatcctcactagggttgcggcgTGCTGGAACCTGTCACAACTATTTTTGAGTGGttcgaactggtcaccagcctaTGGCAGTTCACTGAtaggcaaacaaccattcgcagacacagtcacacctatgggcaattttgagtcttcaacgAACCTAccgtgtatgtttttgggatgtgggaggaaaacagagtgcttggagaaaacccacacaggcatgaggagaaaatgcaaactccacgtatgtgggtccgggatttgaccccagtcctcagagctgtgaggcagacgtgcttcCCGCTTGGGTTTTCTTGGTGCCGATTTTGATTcagtcaaaaaatatttttatgtactGGGAACAGAAAGTGAGAACAAAGCTTCATTTGCCACAACTAAAAAAAGGGCAACTGCACAGAATTTCACAAGTTAGATAGACAAATTGAGatagtgcaactggttagagtgttggcctcacagttctgaggactgtggttcaaatcccagccccacctgtgtggagtttacatgttctcgccatgcctgtgtgggttttcttcaggcactccggtttcctcccacatcccaaaaacacgcaacattgactggacactctaaatttcctttAGGTggaattgtgagtgcggatgtttgtctcgatatgccctgcgattggctagcaaccagttcagggtgcaccccgcctcctgcctgataacagctgggattggcttcagtactcacgcgaaccttgtgaggataagcggctcagaaaatggatggatggatgaatgaatgaatctattacaaatgtaaaaagtttATCTGAGTGGTGAATGTGTACTGAATGTGTCGatttgaaaagaagaaaacatttgtaaaaggGATAGCCTACCGCACCGCCATGACTTTGGCTGAAAGGTGCAAAGTTTTGAGCTCATGGAGAAGTTTTAGACAGACATCAGCCACATCCTGACGAGCAGCCAAAGATTGCTCAACAGCATGTGACTCATGAGCGAGCGGCCTTTACACCTCCACATGctcccacagacacacacgcagacatacTCACACTTTATTCCCTATTCAGCTATTGCatgattttgtaaaaaaatatatatataataataataataataataattagtgaCTGCCTTTATCGCTTCTTGTCTTTTGTTTGACTTGTTTATTATGTCGGAAGTCAGAACTGTACGGGTAAGATTTTCTGAAGATTACTTCAAATCTCATCTTCTCATCTTTTGGTTTAAAAAGAGGAAGGAAAGATTTCAAAAGTTGCACATTTGAACACTCCACCTTAGCCAAAAGACCAATGAGCCATCTTTTTATCAGATTGTCGTGTGGGAAAGGGTTTACATTTTAAAGTGTTTCAGTTTTCTtaataaaacatgttttgctgAGCCGTACACAAGTTCATGGCAATTTTTTCTTTGGAGTTCTTTAGaactatatatttattttctataaCAATTGTCATAGTGACTCTCAAAGTGTGGCATGTGTACTAGTGTTGTGTGGGCTACGCGTTATCGTATCCAAAAGAATCACTAGTTTAAACTGCATATTATATTACaaaggctttatttttttttaaatcctttcgTCTAGGAGAGCtcagttgtatttcacttttggaATAAATATAGTTGAATTTGATCTATTTAAAACACTTATTAgggtactgtatatattttattttcatcagcaacaagtttaaattgaattgttattttcttatctttttttaactttcctaAATTTAACTGAAACTGTGAATAACATAGCAGCTCCTTactgttgctgttttttgttttttttagaaagaaaaCTGTATCCATCAGGCTTTTGGCCTCTGGATAGTTGTAGATGGGCTTTCACTTGAATGGTACAAGACTTAAGTATTGTAGGAATCCTTGGGTCATCCTATCCAAGATTGTCAGCGCCTTGAACACTGACTACGATCATCCACGtggcacacaaagacaaacgcTCACTATTCCCACTGCCACGGAGTGGGAACTGAACGCATGCTGCCCAGGCAGGAGTCAGTGAAGTGAACACTATTTGTGGCTAGTTTTGCAACTTGAAAAGAAATGTAGAAATGTTCAGTCAGGTTCAAAAAGTTGACATCTCCCTACttgtgtattttgaaaaaatgcatgctgtcatttaaatgaacaatcagtgactttaaaaacatttttttaaatattttttttaaaaaacagtttgagatgtacaacatgcaacatcaacTCTGTGGCCTCCAAAGCACGTACTTTTATATAAAGATTGAAGCTACATCAAAGATAATGTCTCAAAACACGAGTGTGGGTTTATAGTTTTATATCGTTGACATGATAGAGTTTGACCACATGAATGTGTCGCAACAAGGTTTAATGCATTTACTCGCCGCTCAGGGCAAGTCAAAGCTTTTATAGGTTAAGCACAGCACGCTttccaaaatttaacttttttgtgtgtacttCAAAACgatgaaaaatgcatttctgaGAGAATTTTCGACGGTGTGGCGGACTTAACACAACACGGAAGATGAAAATGGCACATAACTGTCAGAGCTGCTTTATGACACTGGCGTTGCGTTATCAATTATTTGCTCGGGAGATTATGTCAGTCAAAAGTTCAACTGAGTTTTACGGAGAGCATTCAGTTAAAAATAATCTCAAGTAGGTGCTTGAAGACATTACAACGATCACAGACCATAAACATGTTTGATGGGGCTGTGAATCAGCTAAAAGTTTGACCGGGATTGTTGAACTTTGACCCCAAACAACCAAACCAAATCAATCCTAGTCAAAAAGTTTTAGTCAAAGAAGAATCAAGGTGTTTCTGCTGTGCTGATATCATATTATTCACAGAAACACAATCTGTAGCACTTTATCtccatagggaaaaaaaatggttcatgTTGCAAAGTGTGATagagttttaaaaaatggaccCTATCTTACCAGAGGGAGCAAAGGTTTGACCACGCCCATGACCATTGGCAGAAAGGGCATGGTAACATGCTTTTTAGTTGTTCCATAATATTCcctttgactttttctttttttctttttttaagaaatgtaaTAATTGTGTCATAATTATGGCTACACTTAAAAAGGAACTACTGTGAAGTAGGtctgatcatccatccatccatccatccattttctgagccgcttatccccacacggctcgtgggagtgctggagcctatccaactTATcgtcggacaggaggcggggtacaccctgaactggtcgccagcccatcgcagggcacatagagacagacaacagtcgcactcacaatcacacctcggggcaatcaaaagtgtccaattaacgttgcatgtttttgagatttgggaggaaaccggagttcccagagaaaacccacccatggTCCACAAGCATCTTACACAGgtcaaattaataaatacattggACAAGTTAAATGCATTCTGTTAGATTAGAAAAGGGagtcattgtttgtttgtttgaaataaCTTTACAGCAGCGAACAAGCTTTCACAAACACAGGCTCAACTGCATTGCTATTGGTCACAGTCAGTtatggcgtaaaaaaaaaagtatatcacATAAGATTCTTACTACCGGTTACCAGTTCtgtttttctctctcattttctcacACCAAGCAACGGTCCTTAGTCAATTTTGAATAGCTGACACATGATGTCTAATCAGAAAAAGCAAAAGATCCTCTTTTTCTGAAGAATGCTCCCACTATTCAAGTCAACGGATCAGATATGTTACAAATTAAACaggttcttgctatctcctatTAGGAGGCTGCCACCTTATCTAAagcagagcaaagtatttctttactggaagcaaatgtatgataattatgatcacaattattcctacaacgGCGTGACTCAACAAGGTGCCAGTATTAACCTCCCCAACTCATAAATTCGCTATCCGTTTCTGCTACCCCGCGGTGCCAGATGGTCACAGGAAGCCTGGTTTATGTCACTCGGACCATCAACTGAataacgtgtgtgcgtgtgtgcgtgcgagagtgtgtgtgtgtgtgtgtgtgtgtgtgtgtgtgtgtgttggctgtGAGAAAGTGAATGCAGAaactggaaataaataaatgtaatcaccatccatccattttcttagccgcttatccacacaagggtcgcgggagtgctggagcctatcccagctgtcaacaggcaggaggcagggtacaccctgaactggttgccagtcagtcatagGGCAGATATCGATATCATCGCTGAGCAGGAAAATCCTGGGATGAAAATTAAGACTAATAGGTGTGGTCCGCCTTGGCCTCCCTttaagaaattttaaaaaaaaaaattaattataacATTCAATGTAAAATTAAACTAAATTCCCAGAATACCCAGGCATTGCTGCATTTTTATACAAAACCAATATATGCAacagatttattattttgaatttatttcataaGTTAAAAAGGAGCTCTACGATTTTCATCCAAGGCCAGTGGTTGATAAGGTTTTGTACTAACCAGCTAACCAGCCACATCATCCATTAAagtggaaatccagtgctttgcattaacagtgtatccaataggtcatgtaatatgtaccctattttgatcCTCTCTCACTTAACAGTGTTTTaataagatttttattgacaattgcaAATtatcaggggtgctgccattttcacgagtcacatgacctacatgcatGGTTgagacgtgtaccgtgccgcaacaaaggctcgattacattactccatttatgcccagcgccaatTTATCTGTTCATAACAATTTTAACAATATATCAATTTATCAAcaaatctgatgaagaaattctGATGAAGACTTTGCCATGGACCTTCATGAAATGAAGATTGCCTTTAACTTAAAATTTGGCCGTTTGAATGCCTTTTGTTCAAGGACTATTTGTTTCAATGAACTCTTCTCACTGATAATCCCTTTGCAAAAGGAGAAAAGATAAACATTAAAGAAAGGAAACGGGTGACTTGTTCATCTTAAGGTCACATTTTCTTGCACTCCTAGTATTTATTAAGTACACTTATCATGGCTGAGGAGTTCAGTAAATCAAGTCAAAAGTATATTTCACAGGTGTTTTGGTGTTATAACACCTCAGCAATGTATTCTTGAGCTTGtgtacaaaaaacatttagagatcgtgcacgtgacatcaccgttTTCAagacgccatattgccagtcaaataaAGCTCCTTTGCAGTGCGGGAGTCGATAAACCgtagcagatttttcacaatccCCGAGACCTCTTGGTCTCTTGATTGTCACAATCGACTAAACTTttcttcaaagaggtcattctatagaataccagctgaaaagaccagggAAACATCAATGGGTTTCGGCAATAAACAGAATGGGTggtgcccaatgaaatacacgcgcctgtgtagtgatcacttcattttagGTCGGAATTATGCTTCTCAATCGCAAATTATCAATAAGTATTTATAACACCAACTTTGAGAAGAAGAACACCATCTGAGAAGAAtgcgtattgaaaaaaaatcataagcCATCTGTCACGGAGAGCTTTATGATTGGTTgcatgtggcagcaatacgcttccgtgtacggaggagacgactccctgtcctaaaatgttttcccaatcgtagttaatgaatgacagtttgtgtaaaaccagggtaatttatttaaagattggtatttgtattgaaaaaatctaagAGGATCCAcccctatgtgggatttattcctgattgagaagagatccagcaacgaagtatttgtatgcgtccagacttttctacgctttcaaactcttccgtgtaaatcttgacgacttactcaccagatacatgtgtagatccagttgtccaacacAAGCAGAAGCGacttaacagtcaaatttcttatcggcgaaaacgttgacttcagcattaaatatggatcctctatgccaagtttctCTCATATTTCCAcctaccttcgtttattatcaaaCCCTAAacctttctaaatgtttaacaggatcggacaaaactctggctgTTgtactataagacatattttcgttccgtctcaacggaattaacattcaacaatgctttgtttgaccagcaatattgcgacgtaaacaaaaatcacgtgattttatgacgtacgTGCACGGGCTCTAttgatacaaaaataaaggtcaCCTGTCTCTGCGGACTTGGGCATAAAAACTTGCATCATAGTTCATCACGACAGGTGGACGAGCTCGCTCAGAAAACTTCACTTGGTCGTACTCCACCTCCATTTCTTCTCTCGCTTTTATTGACCTCCTCTGCTGGGTAACGATCTTGACGTCAGCGTACACCAATTCCTCCTCATCTTTTATCAACGACAGGAAATACAGCATTAACCCGAAATGTAttcccaaaaaataatatttcaaacCACAAATTGCCTACATCTGTACCTTTTGTatcccttttctttttcttttgcatgaAGAAAACTGCTAATCCAGTGATTAAGAGGATGACCATTCCTGAGAGAACGCCAGCCATTGCAAGCAAATAATTCTTACTTTGATGGCTCTTCTCTCTCAAGATGGGATTGTCACACAAGGTTTGATTGATTTCAGGCAACCACTGACTTATGACAGTCCCATTCGAGGTGCAGTTAATGAACACTATAAGCAAGCAATTAAACAAAGGCATCAATAATCAGCAAACTGTATTTAGCATTATCGAAGTTCTCAGATAAAGAGGTCCTTTCTTACCACATGGTAGACAAACCTCTTCACTCATTTCACTGACATTATTTCTAATAGAGCAGCGTAGCCGTCCTGAGATGTCTTGTTTCAGGCTGATGTTGTATTTCTCTACATGTCCAGAGAAGATGTCATTCTGCTGCAGTGGGTTTTTGTTTAGCCACCAACTGTACTGAAGATTGTCCCCTCCCGTGGAGGAACAAGTCACCAGCTGCTGTCCTTGGGGCTGACACCTCAAGACCACATGGATGGAGGAGACAGGAGCTGAGACAGACAGCAAACGTAACTTGTAACATCAGCGCAAACCACAGGGGTCAGATCATCCATTCAGCAAACAGAACTCGCATCGGCGTCAGCCTGAGGAATTGTGCACAACTGCATTCATCATAGCACCACCAGCACACAGAGTTCGCAAGCAGTGTTTTTCAGGTGAATATTCGTTTCATTTAAACTAGTAGAAAATGACAATGTTGCCACAGAGAAAGAGCTGCGTATTCCTGCAGGAACAAACCACGAGTGACGGTTGGCTGCCGGCTTAACTGGCACTTGAATAACTCACCCATGTGGCTGTGATTTTCACAGACTACCACAGACAGCCAACAATAATTTGTgataattatttaattatgtaaaaGGAGCAGTACGAAGCTGGCCGGCTTGCCAGCTTTCACTGTGTAGACATCTTGTTTTGGTAATTTTCAATTAAATGCTGACATCTCAAACATGTCAGTATTGCCAATGAGAAAAGGTGCTCCCTGCACGAGATAGAACTTTTAGAACATTTATTCAAGGcctcaatggatggatggatgggtggatgcaaGCAAAGCTGTATAAAACAAAGTCCGGACATTGATATTCCCTGGTGCCATTTTGTAGCTTGATCTAACGTGAAGCAATTTCTAAAATATACCCGCTCCATCCTTACATCCTGCGCTGTGCATCAGATCAGCCGACCCGCTTGCTCGTGGAGGTACCAACGTCTAAgcagagctggagcctatcccagctgtcatcggggtacaccctgaattggtttccagccaatcgcagggcacatggagacagacatcaatcacacctaggagcaatttagagtctccaatgaatgcgtgtttttgggatgtgggaggaaaccggagtgcccgtagaaaacccacgcaggcacggggagaccattcACACGCCTTGTCCCACCTACGTgctatttagagtgttcaattaacttttcatgcatgtttttgagctgtgggaggaaacaagagtacctgcagaaaatacatggaggtacgagaacatgcaaactccacagatgcgagggcagatttgaacccaggtcctcagaactatgaggcagacagGCTAAACCACTCTACCTATATGCCACGGGTttataaaatcaacaaaatgttttgcttcaATCCAAAAAGTCTGAATTTGCTTAAAGCTGTactcaccatccatccatttttgagagCACTTGACATCATTAGGGTTGCAGGGGAGCTGAAGCCCATCTGAGCTGAATTTTGGGCAAAAGACGGGGTTCATCATcgactggtccccagccaatcacaaggcacataaagAATGTTCATAAAAACTTACATTCACACCCGATGGataattttgagttttcagtTGATCTAGCACGTTTTAGGGATGTACTGTTAGAGGAAGCCAGAACTTTCTGGAGAAAACTCAGACAAGAACATGAACAAGCAAAGAGGGAGGCCTGAGTAGAGATTCACAACCAAGAcctcttgactgtgaggcagatgtgctcggTGAACTACTACTACACCATGTCTGTAAGCACccccgtccccccaccccccattacgtttaggattttttttttttttttgtattcccaGTTCTAGTGTTGGTACTTATGATACCCacaacattaaaagaaaaaaaataagatctaCCTTCAACAAACAACTGCAGTTTCCGATTCTCAAGTTCAAATCCTGCTTTATTATAGATTAGAAGAGTATAGTGGCCACTATCATTCTTGGCCAGGTTTGTGATCTTCAGCGTTGCATCTTTTGAGATGAAGCTAAATCTTTTAGGTATTGTGGACGGATCCCCTAACCATTTAAATAcatgatgtgtttttttctgcaagATAAAACGTGCTGGGGTTTTATCCATCAAACGGAGGATTATTTCTTGTCCCAGCTGTCCATAACAAAGAGCTCCTTCTCTTCTGGCATCACAGGGACCTCGCACAcctagaaaagaaaaatcaaaaagcaTTCAATGACATTTCCAAAACAAGCTCAAagccaaattaaaaaatgatcaaTACTGCCATATCATGGATTGTGTACACCATTACAGACAAGTACAAGGGCAAGATTTTTTCCATTCCCGGTGTTAAGGAGGCATGGCGAAGGGCAGagaaaataattgattttttttcccaacttcaGTCACATTATAATAGTCCAGGCATTTGTAATCATCACTCCATCTATGATTCAAGTCGCATTCCCGCTGTCCAATTTCCATGCCTGGATGATGCCAAAGAAGAGTTCCATCAACAGGTGACG
The sequence above is drawn from the Syngnathoides biaculeatus isolate LvHL_M chromosome 11, ASM1980259v1, whole genome shotgun sequence genome and encodes:
- the LOC133509124 gene encoding cell adhesion molecule DSCAM-like isoform X1; amino-acid sequence: MKPTAGLVLLLFTVSQGVRGPCDARREGALCYGQLGQEIILRLMDKTPARFILQKKTHHVFKWLGDPSTIPKRFSFISKDATLKITNLAKNDSGHYTLLIYNKAGFELENRKLQLFVEAPVSSIHVVLRCQPQGQQLVTCSSTGGDNLQYSWWLNKNPLQQNDIFSGHVEKYNISLKQDISGRLRCSIRNNVSEMSEEVCLPCVFINCTSNGTVISQWLPEINQTLCDNPILREKSHQSKNYLLAMAGVLSGMVILLITGLAVFFMQKKKKRDTKDEEELVYADVKIVTQQRRSIKAREEMEVEYDQVKFSERARPPVVMNYDASFYAQVRRDR
- the LOC133509124 gene encoding uncharacterized protein LOC133509124 isoform X2 is translated as MDAPVSSIHVVLRCQPQGQQLVTCSSTGGDNLQYSWWLNKNPLQQNDIFSGHVEKYNISLKQDISGRLRCSIRNNVSEMSEEVCLPCVFINCTSNGTVISQWLPEINQTLCDNPILREKSHQSKNYLLAMAGVLSGMVILLITGLAVFFMQKKKKRDTKDEEELVYADVKIVTQQRRSIKAREEMEVEYDQVKFSERARPPVVMNYDASFYAQVRRDR